The sequence CTGCGACCTGTTTATCGTGACCGGCTCGTCTCTTTCTGTTATGCCTGCTGCAATGCTGCCCGGATATGCGAAGTCATCCGGCGCGAAAGTTGTTATAATAAACAGAATGCCCACGCCCTATGACTCCATGGCGGATCTGGTGATAAACGGTTCTCTGGGCGAAGTTTTTAAATCTTCGGAGGTTGGTTAAGTGGCTGAAGAACAGAAAGAAAGACTATGGGCGCCGTGGCGCATGTCATACATAAGCGGACTTGGCAAAACGGAAAGCTGCATCTTCTGCGATAAACCGTCCGAAGATGAAGATAAGAAAAACCTTATCCTCCACAGAGGGAAAAAAGCGTTTGTAATCATGAACCTTTTCCCTTACAACAACGGTCACCTCATGGTAGCTCCCTATAAGCATACCGGCGATTTTCTGGAGCTGGATGATGATGAGATGCTTGAGATAATGCAGCTCACACAGCTTGCCATAAGAGTGCTCAGAAAAACCATGAATCCCGCAGGCTTCAACACCGGCTTTAACATTGGCAAGGCGGCGGGAGCGGGCATAGACGCCCACCTGCACTTTCATATAGTTCCCCGCTGGGTCGGGGACACAAACTTCATGCCCGTTGTAGGGGAGATGAAGGTAATATCCGAACATATAGAGGTCACTTACGCTAATCTGCTTGAGTGCTTCAGAAGAGAGGCGGAATAATGAAAATAATCAGCAACACGATCAAGCTGCTCATAATAGCGGTGGTAGTTATTTTTGCGGTAATGAATGTTCAGCAGGTGGAAGTCACCTACTTTTTCAACTCTCCCGCTGTGAAGATGCCCCTTTTTCTTGTTATCATAGCGGCAATGGTGATAGGGCTTGTGCTCTCCTCCATGCTGTATTTCTTTGACAGGATGAAGCTTACAAGCGAAATACGAAAGCTTAAGAAAAAGGTGAAAACCGGAGAGGACGAAATAAAAAGGCTCCGCAGTCTGCCGTTTAACGGAAACTCATCCAAGGAGATCTGATGAAAAGCGCGGATCTGTACGCTCTCAGGGCAAATGCCCTGCTTAAACTGATCGACGGCGACACCGACGCAGCCCTTGAGAGCCTTAAGGTTCTCTCCTCCGCCGATGTGGAAGCGGCAGACGCGTATATTGTCAGCGGAAGCCTGCTCAGAGACAAGGGCGAGTTTACCAAGGCTGAGCGGATCCACAGAAGCATTCTGGAAAAGAAAGACCTCTCCAAGCATGTGCGGGAAACCGCGGTACGGGAGCTTATTAAAGACTGCATAGCGGCGGCGGACTACAAGAGCGCCCTCCTCCTCACGGAGAGAGCGGAGCTTGCCCTCCTTCCCTTCCGTGCCTATGCCCTTGAGAAGTCAGGACATCTGAAGGAAGCGGCGGAGCTGTACAAAAAATGCGCCAAGATGGAGCCCGTGTATCTCAAAAATGCCGCCAGATGCTGGTTCGGCGCCTCGAAAAACGATAACGAGACAAGGTCATACTCCATAAAGCTCCTCACATACGCCGAGAAGTGCGATCCGTCATTCTTTGAGGCGAAGGCGGAGCGGGCTAACCTGCTGTTTCTTGAGGGCAAACGGTACAAGGGACTCTCCCTCTGCGAGGAGATAATAAAATACGAGCTCCCTAAATGCCCTGAGCATATGAAC is a genomic window of Geovibrio thiophilus containing:
- a CDS encoding HIT family protein, translated to MSYISGLGKTESCIFCDKPSEDEDKKNLILHRGKKAFVIMNLFPYNNGHLMVAPYKHTGDFLELDDDEMLEIMQLTQLAIRVLRKTMNPAGFNTGFNIGKAAGAGIDAHLHFHIVPRWVGDTNFMPVVGEMKVISEHIEVTYANLLECFRREAE
- a CDS encoding LapA family protein; amino-acid sequence: MKIISNTIKLLIIAVVVIFAVMNVQQVEVTYFFNSPAVKMPLFLVIIAAMVIGLVLSSMLYFFDRMKLTSEIRKLKKKVKTGEDEIKRLRSLPFNGNSSKEI
- a CDS encoding tetratricopeptide repeat protein yields the protein MKSADLYALRANALLKLIDGDTDAALESLKVLSSADVEAADAYIVSGSLLRDKGEFTKAERIHRSILEKKDLSKHVRETAVRELIKDCIAAADYKSALLLTERAELALLPFRAYALEKSGHLKEAAELYKKCAKMEPVYLKNAARCWFGASKNDNETRSYSIKLLTYAEKCDPSFFEAKAERANLLFLEGKRYKGLSLCEEIIKYELPKCPEHMNILEEFHYAYSDIGTLFNSVMKKINSGSANLSFYVYAARYHMRKNEAEKAKSLISICAAGHSFPTALAAVYAEMKDDAVMTDYFKARPMYKCSACSAEQVHYADVCGECGSLGTLTYL